In Paenibacillus sp. G2S3, a single window of DNA contains:
- a CDS encoding NAD-dependent malic enzyme, translating to MAIATTMIVRLEIRKSVASFGDVASGIATAGGDIVAIDVIRAGKDVTTRDITINVQDASNGEMMSILSKMPGVKVINVSDRTFLAHLGGKIEITPKMPIKNREDLSLVYTPGVARVCTAIAEDPNKAYSLTMKRNTVAVVTDGTAVLGLGDIGPEAAMPVMEGKAMLFKQLANIDAFPLCLNTKESDEIINIVKAVSPGFGGINLEDISSPRCFEIERRLAEELDIPVFHDDQHGTSVVVLAGLLNALKVVNKSIEDVRIVVVGIGAAGVSICNMLLAAGARKIYAVDREGVLRKDLQYDNQEWRKLADATNPEGIEGGLTEVMQGADVFIGVSRGGILSVDHLKSMASDNIVFAMANPTPEIDPELAEPFVRVLATGRSDYPNQINNVLCFPGIFRGALDCRAKTVNLEMKLAAAKAIASVVHPDEVNEQYVIPSIFNEKVVELVRLAVIHAAIATDVARRIPKDIDKDME from the coding sequence ATGGCTATTGCAACAACGATGATTGTCAGGCTCGAAATTCGGAAATCGGTTGCTTCTTTTGGTGATGTTGCTTCAGGAATTGCCACTGCAGGTGGAGATATCGTCGCTATTGACGTGATTCGTGCAGGTAAGGATGTAACAACTCGAGATATAACAATAAACGTGCAAGATGCCTCGAATGGAGAAATGATGTCTATACTATCGAAGATGCCAGGGGTCAAAGTAATTAATGTGTCAGATCGAACATTTCTAGCTCATCTAGGCGGGAAAATTGAAATCACACCTAAAATGCCAATCAAGAATCGGGAGGATTTATCGCTGGTGTATACGCCGGGGGTTGCCCGAGTGTGTACGGCGATTGCCGAAGATCCTAATAAAGCGTATTCTTTGACGATGAAGCGGAATACAGTAGCTGTCGTTACAGACGGTACGGCTGTGCTTGGACTAGGGGATATTGGACCGGAAGCGGCTATGCCTGTTATGGAAGGTAAGGCTATGCTGTTTAAGCAATTGGCGAACATCGATGCTTTTCCACTATGCTTAAATACGAAAGAATCAGATGAAATCATTAATATTGTAAAAGCAGTATCTCCTGGATTTGGGGGAATCAACTTAGAAGATATCAGTTCTCCGCGCTGTTTCGAGATTGAACGTCGGCTTGCCGAAGAGCTGGATATTCCAGTATTTCATGATGATCAGCACGGTACATCTGTTGTAGTTTTGGCAGGTCTTTTGAATGCGCTTAAAGTAGTAAATAAATCTATCGAAGATGTGCGAATTGTCGTTGTGGGTATAGGTGCGGCTGGTGTGTCCATCTGTAATATGCTTCTGGCAGCAGGAGCTCGCAAAATCTATGCGGTAGATCGTGAAGGTGTTCTTAGAAAAGATCTTCAGTATGATAATCAGGAATGGCGGAAGCTTGCTGATGCAACTAACCCGGAAGGTATTGAAGGTGGACTGACGGAGGTTATGCAGGGAGCAGATGTCTTTATTGGGGTGTCACGTGGTGGAATTCTATCCGTCGATCATCTCAAGAGCATGGCCAGCGATAACATTGTGTTTGCAATGGCTAATCCGACACCGGAGATTGATCCAGAATTGGCCGAGCCTTTTGTTCGCGTGTTAGCGACAGGTAGAAGTGACTATCCGAATCAGATCAACAATGTGCTGTGTTTTCCGGGTATCTTCCGTGGTGCACTGGATTGCAGAGCAAAAACAGTGAATCTTGAAATGAAGCTGGCTGCCGCAAAAGCGATTGCATCGGTCGTTCATCCGGATGAAGTTAATGAGCAATACGTAATCCCAAGTATTTTTAACGAAAAAGTAGTAGAGTTAGTGCGTCTGGCAGTAATCCATGCAGCTATTGCAACGGATGTGGCCCGCCGGATCCCTAAGGATATTGATAAGGATATGGAATAA
- a CDS encoding HAMP domain-containing sensor histidine kinase produces the protein MKEFYSQVNRKIYYIVMLLNIALMISGLILSTTELNGIRFGYIVHFFCVLILSICLWIYPKYETYTFRKIIILFGFAYFYTLFFLYPQTWTTYILICLIPALSILFFDLKLFYFSFIINGILMVITFTYVIFIDKGELYTYLHHDIIGNVINIIAVQVLLFFIFHLSFKRMKKQQLYYEQLQQSERLKMVGQLTAAVAHEIRNPITVVRGFLQLFKEDASFDDSKKSKFNLMIDELNTVEQIISQFLTLSKPNGDQRLEKVDVKEVLQSVTSLLHSYAMLSDNQIDIRVEEDCFISINKIEFKQLLINIIKNALEASDVGKSVSVIANRNNNFIEIMITDEGSGMSEAEVKSLGTPFYSLKSNGTGLGLMICFNIVEKYAGEIYYNSSKGKGTTVTIRFLSESGGIYND, from the coding sequence ATGAAAGAGTTTTACAGTCAGGTGAATCGAAAAATCTATTACATTGTAATGTTATTAAACATTGCCCTTATGATATCTGGATTAATACTGTCTACAACAGAATTAAATGGGATTAGATTTGGATACATTGTACATTTTTTTTGTGTGTTGATTCTATCCATTTGTTTATGGATCTATCCTAAGTATGAAACATATACTTTTAGGAAGATCATCATTCTTTTTGGATTTGCTTACTTCTATACGCTTTTCTTTTTATATCCTCAAACTTGGACCACCTATATTTTGATTTGTCTTATTCCGGCACTTTCTATCCTATTTTTCGATTTAAAATTGTTCTACTTTTCCTTTATTATAAATGGGATATTAATGGTAATTACTTTTACTTATGTCATCTTTATTGATAAAGGTGAATTATATACTTATTTACATCATGACATTATAGGCAACGTCATAAATATAATAGCTGTTCAAGTGTTATTATTTTTCATTTTCCATTTATCATTTAAGCGGATGAAAAAGCAGCAACTGTATTATGAACAATTACAGCAATCCGAGCGTTTAAAGATGGTAGGACAATTAACAGCTGCTGTTGCGCATGAAATCCGAAATCCAATAACTGTGGTTAGAGGTTTTTTGCAATTGTTCAAAGAAGACGCTTCATTTGATGATTCTAAAAAAAGTAAGTTCAACTTAATGATAGATGAATTAAACACAGTAGAACAGATTATCTCCCAATTTCTAACCTTATCCAAACCAAATGGAGATCAAAGACTAGAGAAAGTGGATGTGAAGGAGGTTCTTCAAAGTGTTACGAGTCTGCTTCATTCCTATGCCATGCTATCTGATAATCAAATCGATATAAGGGTAGAGGAAGACTGCTTTATTTCCATTAATAAAATTGAGTTTAAGCAGTTACTTATTAATATTATAAAAAATGCACTAGAAGCTTCGGATGTAGGGAAATCCGTCTCAGTTATAGCAAATAGAAATAATAATTTTATCGAGATTATGATCACCGATGAAGGAAGTGGAATGTCCGAGGCGGAGGTTAAGTCGCTGGGCACACCTTTTTATTCATTAAAAAGTAATGGAACTGGTTTAGGGCTAATGATTTGCTTTAATATTGTAGAAAAATATGCTGGGGAAATTTATTATAATAGCTCTAAAGGTAAGGGGACAACAGTTACAATTCGCTTTTTATCAGAATCAGGAGGGATCTATAATGATTAA
- a CDS encoding GNAT family N-acetyltransferase, which translates to MVVIKEIELESLHELGDLYQELMDQPSDLNKLEEVFKVIKADRRYILLGAFVDGELMGSLMGIVCHDLVGDCKPFMVIENVVVSSRARRQGVGKKLMLAIEEMAQEKDCFYIILVSGEKRKEAHIFYESLGYRDEKVEGYRKYLSSH; encoded by the coding sequence ATGGTCGTTATTAAAGAAATAGAATTGGAGTCTCTCCATGAACTTGGTGATTTATATCAGGAGCTGATGGATCAACCATCGGATCTTAATAAACTAGAAGAAGTATTTAAAGTAATTAAGGCAGATCGTCGGTACATATTGTTGGGCGCTTTTGTGGATGGAGAGTTAATGGGGTCTTTGATGGGGATTGTCTGTCATGACCTAGTAGGAGATTGCAAACCGTTTATGGTGATTGAGAATGTGGTAGTTTCATCGCGGGCCCGACGTCAAGGTGTGGGCAAAAAACTGATGCTCGCCATTGAAGAAATGGCTCAGGAGAAAGACTGCTTTTATATCATTTTGGTCTCTGGAGAGAAGCGTAAGGAAGCGCATATTTTTTATGAATCGTTAGGGTATAGAGATGAGAAGGTAGAAGGATACCGAAAATATCTAAGTTCCCATTAA
- a CDS encoding DinB family protein, with the protein MQTFFQYNWMVREQWYEWCESISEEELLRARTGGVGSILKTLFHIVDVEWSWIQVLQGKPDFQEDFEQYKSLQLVRELDAKFRSDVEPFVLSWHEGLEWNVLEDHLAEGRVVTDAWGEVMRHVIAHEIHHVGQLSVWAREIGKKPVSANLIGKGLMDSLPGKRYSNEL; encoded by the coding sequence CTGCAAACATTCTTTCAATATAACTGGATGGTTCGTGAACAATGGTACGAGTGGTGTGAGAGTATTTCTGAGGAAGAGCTTCTTAGGGCACGTACTGGTGGTGTAGGCAGCATATTGAAGACTCTCTTTCATATTGTTGATGTGGAGTGGAGCTGGATTCAAGTGTTGCAAGGTAAACCAGATTTTCAGGAGGACTTTGAGCAATACAAGTCATTGCAGCTGGTAAGAGAACTGGATGCGAAATTCCGTTCCGATGTGGAGCCCTTTGTACTTTCTTGGCATGAGGGTTTGGAGTGGAATGTTTTGGAGGATCACCTTGCGGAAGGTCGGGTCGTGACTGATGCTTGGGGCGAAGTGATGCGCCATGTGATCGCTCATGAAATTCATCATGTCGGACAGTTGTCAGTCTGGGCAAGGGAAATCGGGAAGAAGCCAGTTTCTGCTAATTTGATTGGAAAAGGGCTTATGGATAGCCTGCCTGGTAAAAGATACTCAAATGAATTATAA
- a CDS encoding ABC transporter substrate-binding protein produces MKLHSQYLKLHSQFGGATEITVTMDELASTFGCTHRNAMHIVNKMIQLEWVQWTPKRGRGSRSLLQFLVPSEEIALQSMMQAISRKDVHKAIEGIKTHASSSSLQDTLQGWLLTYFGHHSEIRSDKQIDTLRLPITQQLHTFDPLHMNLLAESFVSSHVFDGLVRRSGERDKIVPSLAHAWEVDDSRTIWTFFLRKEVLFHHGKVLTAKDVVYSLGRLMGTSKRTLYSYIFKEIQRVTALNPSTVQITLKQPNELFLPFLCTSRAAIVPRDLEGMDEPSFGRRPVGTGPFKVVDMNEDTCVLEVFPYYFQGRAHLDRVEILYVPWDTETGSSDTGSAFHVIQNPSSTNSSSWSRIHSESYIRKFVTCNTQKKGPLSDPLLRAKIVSCLKDDFAAVMDKSMDAQEVTLQISTIPQYASDAEFIATKLGRQGYSCTVVSVSPEEFKGPVRLESDLIVFSLFRDEDEQLRLFDLYLTLSQHIEPHTRADIEGWLYTIAREPNPEARSESFSIIENRLLEEHHLHILYEKPTQTAYLPSVRGVSFNSQGWVDLRHLWFPPLLSSGTL; encoded by the coding sequence ATGAAGCTGCATAGCCAATATTTAAAACTACACTCTCAGTTTGGGGGAGCGACAGAAATCACAGTAACGATGGATGAACTAGCATCGACCTTCGGATGCACACATCGTAATGCCATGCACATTGTGAATAAAATGATACAGCTCGAATGGGTACAATGGACACCTAAGCGTGGACGGGGTAGTCGCTCCTTATTACAGTTCCTTGTCCCCTCTGAAGAAATTGCACTGCAATCCATGATGCAGGCTATTAGCCGTAAAGATGTTCACAAAGCCATTGAAGGCATCAAAACCCATGCCAGCTCCTCCTCACTGCAGGATACATTACAAGGTTGGCTGCTGACCTATTTTGGTCATCATTCCGAAATCCGTAGTGACAAACAAATTGATACCCTGCGGCTTCCTATTACGCAGCAGCTACATACCTTCGATCCGCTCCATATGAATCTTTTGGCAGAGTCTTTTGTTTCCAGTCATGTCTTCGACGGATTAGTGAGACGCAGCGGGGAACGGGATAAGATAGTACCTAGTCTTGCTCATGCCTGGGAAGTGGATGACAGCCGTACGATCTGGACTTTTTTTCTGCGTAAGGAAGTATTGTTCCATCATGGAAAAGTACTGACAGCTAAAGATGTAGTCTATTCCTTGGGACGGCTGATGGGAACCTCTAAGCGGACACTCTACAGCTATATTTTCAAAGAAATTCAGCGGGTTACCGCGCTAAATCCATCCACCGTACAAATTACTCTTAAGCAGCCCAATGAGCTATTCCTTCCTTTTTTGTGTACGAGCAGAGCTGCTATTGTTCCGCGTGATTTAGAAGGCATGGACGAACCTAGCTTTGGTCGTAGACCGGTGGGGACAGGACCTTTTAAGGTTGTGGACATGAATGAGGACACTTGTGTGCTGGAGGTTTTTCCTTATTATTTTCAAGGACGAGCTCATTTAGATCGCGTCGAAATACTTTATGTCCCATGGGATACCGAGACAGGGTCCTCAGATACAGGTTCGGCTTTTCATGTGATTCAGAATCCTTCATCCACCAATTCTTCGTCTTGGAGCCGGATTCATTCGGAGTCCTACATCCGTAAATTTGTTACCTGCAATACGCAAAAAAAAGGACCGCTAAGCGACCCCCTTCTTCGGGCAAAGATCGTATCCTGTTTAAAAGACGATTTCGCAGCTGTAATGGATAAGTCGATGGATGCTCAAGAAGTCACCCTGCAAATATCCACTATTCCGCAATATGCTAGCGATGCTGAATTTATTGCTACCAAGCTAGGGCGTCAAGGGTATTCATGTACGGTTGTTTCCGTGTCTCCAGAGGAATTCAAAGGTCCCGTCCGGCTGGAATCTGACCTGATTGTTTTCTCTTTATTTCGAGACGAGGATGAACAGCTTCGATTATTTGATTTATACCTCACGCTCTCTCAGCACATAGAACCGCATACCAGGGCAGATATTGAAGGTTGGCTCTATACCATTGCAAGGGAACCTAATCCTGAGGCTAGATCCGAGAGCTTTAGTATTATCGAGAACCGTCTTCTCGAGGAGCATCATCTGCACATCTTGTATGAAAAACCCACCCAGACTGCTTACCTCCCCTCTGTCCGTGGTGTAAGCTTCAATAGTCAGGGCTGGGTTGATCTTCGTCATTTGTGGTTCCCGCCGCTGCTTTCCAGTGGGACCCTATGA
- a CDS encoding DUF4173 domain-containing protein: MTDETELKLNRSLAALIVAFLLAIVHQLLFYGKLPGVSYPIFVCLFYAYMLYFAKAKLRKLNRLSYFWFGAIFLLSLTYVLFHNLFYFGLNLLVIPVLILLHMTYLLSDKRPSWSQFRMLWDTLEHVIPQNFRHWGTAFKDIKSSNNSKVKDERKQVLGKVLTGLAISFPILLVVITLLASADGVFHHVLIWLPNMLDRISFGEIIVRTLWIILMGMGLFGLAWGFVDSKIYDWNVQPKEYGPVLAPVTFRVDPVIMTTILFAINTVYVLFVIVQFSYLFGAWEGMLPEGSSYADYARSGFFELIMVTAINFVILMLALGTDGKRGGLLQKVINILLYILVGCSTVMLYSAYTRLTLYEEAYGYTTIRFLVHAFMIFMGLLLILAAVRIVVPRLPLAKCYIVLGLASYVVMNYIGMDVIIANKNMERYEVSGKLDADYLVGLSPEVIPSLIKFSRKEDGMLDQFLRNEWWDGAQRERKWQSFNFPEYRAQRELEKYFAQ, encoded by the coding sequence ATGACCGATGAAACGGAGCTTAAGCTTAATCGATCACTTGCCGCTTTAATAGTGGCCTTCTTACTAGCGATTGTTCATCAGTTGTTGTTCTACGGAAAGTTGCCGGGTGTATCTTATCCTATCTTTGTTTGTCTGTTTTATGCGTATATGCTTTATTTTGCTAAGGCTAAACTGCGCAAACTCAACAGACTTAGTTACTTCTGGTTCGGAGCGATTTTTCTACTCTCATTGACCTATGTGTTATTTCATAATCTGTTCTACTTTGGGCTGAACTTATTAGTAATCCCGGTGTTGATTTTATTACATATGACTTATTTGCTAAGTGATAAACGCCCCTCTTGGAGTCAATTCAGAATGCTTTGGGATACGCTGGAGCATGTGATTCCACAGAACTTTCGTCACTGGGGGACTGCGTTCAAGGACATCAAAAGTAGTAATAATAGTAAGGTGAAGGATGAGCGTAAGCAAGTGTTGGGGAAAGTGTTGACAGGACTTGCGATCTCTTTTCCGATACTGCTTGTTGTGATTACTCTGCTTGCCTCGGCCGATGGGGTATTTCATCATGTGCTTATTTGGCTGCCGAATATGCTGGATCGGATTTCATTTGGTGAAATTATTGTGCGGACACTGTGGATCATCCTGATGGGCATGGGCTTGTTCGGCTTAGCATGGGGCTTTGTAGATTCGAAGATCTATGATTGGAATGTTCAGCCTAAGGAGTATGGTCCTGTACTGGCGCCTGTCACCTTTAGGGTCGACCCTGTAATTATGACGACAATTCTTTTTGCCATTAACACGGTATATGTTCTGTTCGTAATCGTCCAATTTTCTTACTTGTTTGGAGCTTGGGAAGGGATGTTACCAGAGGGCAGTTCCTATGCTGATTATGCTCGTAGTGGATTCTTCGAACTAATTATGGTGACCGCGATTAATTTCGTGATTCTAATGCTGGCATTGGGAACGGACGGAAAGAGGGGCGGGCTGCTCCAAAAAGTCATTAATATTCTGCTATATATCTTGGTCGGCTGCTCAACGGTCATGTTGTATTCTGCCTATACTAGACTAACCCTCTATGAAGAGGCGTATGGTTATACTACGATTCGATTCCTAGTTCATGCATTTATGATTTTTATGGGTTTGCTGTTGATTCTTGCAGCAGTGCGGATAGTTGTTCCGCGTTTGCCGCTGGCCAAATGTTATATAGTGCTAGGTCTAGCTTCTTACGTTGTAATGAACTATATCGGAATGGATGTCATTATAGCGAATAAGAATATGGAGCGTTATGAGGTAAGCGGTAAGCTGGATGCAGATTATTTGGTCGGTCTGTCACCGGAGGTCATCCCTTCTCTGATTAAGTTCAGTCGTAAGGAAGATGGGATGCTGGATCAATTTTTGAGAAACGAATGGTGGGACGGTGCACAAAGAGAGCGGAAGTGGCAGTCCTTTAATTTCCCGGAATATCGGGCGCAGCGCGAGCTGGAGAAATATTTTGCACAGTAA
- a CDS encoding cyclic nucleotide-binding domain-containing protein, giving the protein MQTINDREAVRALAVKNGLDGIFSPLVTYKMELRRYTDEEKLCLVGDQLDGMFILVEGKLKIQTLLPNGKSMLVRFTNPISVIGDVELLHRFPVKNQVESVGESLILFAGRRLLLRELEENTALLRFLVGELSHKLHTLGQASALNLLYPVENRFASYLMSLFADKNGDRRVEEIRTSSLIETAELLGTSYRHLNRIVRRFIDEGIITRNRGRLSVLDEGKLAELANGNLYE; this is encoded by the coding sequence ATGCAAACGATAAATGACCGTGAAGCTGTCCGTGCCTTGGCAGTGAAGAACGGTCTGGACGGAATTTTTAGCCCGCTAGTCACATATAAAATGGAATTGAGACGTTATACGGATGAAGAGAAGCTGTGTTTGGTTGGCGATCAGTTGGATGGGATGTTCATATTGGTTGAGGGCAAGCTCAAAATTCAGACACTGCTGCCGAACGGCAAATCTATGCTGGTGCGGTTTACAAATCCGATATCAGTGATTGGGGATGTGGAGCTGCTTCATCGCTTTCCTGTTAAGAATCAAGTGGAGTCTGTGGGTGAGAGCTTGATTCTTTTTGCCGGGAGAAGATTACTGCTGAGAGAGCTTGAGGAAAATACAGCTTTGTTACGTTTTCTCGTAGGAGAACTTAGTCACAAATTGCATACGCTCGGCCAAGCCTCCGCACTTAACCTGTTGTATCCGGTCGAGAATCGATTTGCCAGCTATTTGATGTCTTTATTCGCCGATAAAAACGGTGACCGACGTGTGGAGGAGATTCGGACCTCTAGCCTTATAGAGACAGCAGAGTTGTTGGGTACAAGTTATCGGCATCTTAACCGGATCGTGCGTCGGTTCATTGATGAAGGAATTATTACACGAAATCGTGGACGCCTAAGCGTACTGGACGAAGGGAAGCTCGCTGAGCTGGCAAACGGAAATTTATACGAATAA
- a CDS encoding methyl-accepting chemotaxis protein, whose translation MFRNIRGKIVLGFTAVIVVFLVAIAGNTLFQGKVTMLTDQVNRNWNKLSLVQGLTDKIRTADELGARYVMSNTDAERKSYLSKYEETLPLIENAITELENARLSEKELKGVTELKGKWNDYLIVLKEAFALAKDGNFPEAQKKFTNLSLDSMIESQIVFQSILMEEIQNGQSQAEAHRNNALITGFGVTGLSVVLALILALLISGRIIKPLRDVNTQLKEIADGDADLTRKLNVRSKDEIGELAFNFNKMTENLGSMIEQVKLSANSLANSSTNLTSDSGVTAGATERISNIMGEVASGTAKQMNDLQTNTITISEISIGIGQIASSVQDISEASHRSASFAIAGDESLLAAGQQMESINRSIQSLSLQVQGFVNRSQEIGSIVGVIKGIASQTNMLALNATIEAARAGEQGRGFAVVADQVRKLAEQSAESANQIAKVASGIQSEADDAMKVMMSSMGEVREGTEIIEQAGRSFGEIRLSIDSLAEQVQEVSGAVEEITAATEEIVESLRSVTTIAETTAASTQHVSAASQEQMASVEQIASSASELNLMAHGLQGLVARFNI comes from the coding sequence ATGTTCAGAAATATCCGTGGGAAAATTGTTTTGGGTTTTACTGCTGTGATTGTAGTTTTTCTAGTGGCCATAGCAGGAAACACATTGTTTCAGGGAAAGGTTACGATGCTGACAGATCAGGTCAATCGCAACTGGAACAAGCTGTCGCTTGTTCAGGGATTAACGGATAAAATTCGTACCGCAGATGAGCTCGGGGCTCGTTATGTGATGAGCAACACAGATGCTGAGCGGAAATCTTATCTCTCTAAGTATGAAGAGACGCTCCCATTGATTGAGAATGCGATCACGGAGCTGGAGAACGCCAGATTAAGTGAAAAAGAACTTAAGGGTGTAACCGAGCTGAAGGGGAAATGGAATGATTATTTGATCGTTTTGAAGGAAGCCTTCGCCTTAGCCAAGGACGGAAACTTCCCGGAAGCGCAGAAGAAGTTTACAAATTTATCATTAGATTCAATGATTGAATCTCAGATTGTATTCCAGAGCATCCTCATGGAGGAAATACAGAACGGGCAGAGTCAAGCAGAAGCCCATCGTAACAACGCTTTAATTACTGGCTTTGGTGTGACCGGATTATCGGTTGTTCTTGCCCTAATTCTTGCACTATTAATATCTGGACGAATTATTAAACCGCTTCGTGATGTGAACACACAGCTGAAGGAGATTGCAGATGGAGATGCCGATCTTACTCGCAAGCTAAATGTCCGGTCAAAAGATGAGATTGGTGAACTGGCGTTTAATTTTAATAAAATGACAGAAAATTTGGGCTCGATGATTGAGCAGGTGAAGCTATCGGCGAATAGTCTCGCGAATTCCTCTACAAATCTTACCTCGGATAGTGGTGTGACAGCTGGCGCCACAGAACGTATTTCGAATATTATGGGTGAAGTAGCTTCGGGAACAGCTAAACAGATGAATGATCTACAGACCAATACAATAACAATTTCAGAAATATCGATAGGAATCGGTCAAATTGCCTCCAGCGTTCAGGATATTTCTGAAGCTTCTCATCGTTCTGCGTCGTTTGCTATTGCCGGAGATGAATCACTTCTGGCCGCAGGTCAGCAGATGGAATCCATTAACCGATCCATACAGTCTCTGTCACTGCAAGTTCAGGGCTTCGTAAATCGATCACAGGAAATTGGCAGTATTGTAGGAGTCATAAAAGGGATCGCTTCGCAAACGAATATGCTAGCGTTAAATGCGACCATTGAGGCAGCCCGCGCTGGTGAGCAAGGGAGAGGCTTCGCTGTAGTTGCCGACCAGGTTCGTAAGCTGGCAGAGCAATCCGCAGAATCCGCTAATCAAATTGCGAAAGTGGCGAGCGGTATTCAAAGTGAAGCGGATGATGCGATGAAGGTTATGATGAGTAGTATGGGTGAAGTAAGGGAAGGCACGGAGATTATTGAGCAGGCTGGACGATCTTTTGGTGAGATTCGGTTATCTATAGATTCACTAGCTGAACAGGTTCAGGAAGTATCCGGAGCTGTGGAAGAGATCACAGCGGCTACGGAAGAGATTGTGGAATCGCTTCGAAGTGTTACGACAATTGCAGAGACTACTGCAGCTAGTACACAGCATGTGTCGGCAGCATCGCAAGAGCAAATGGCCTCGGTGGAACAAATTGCTTCCTCTGCAAGTGAATTAAACTTAATGGCTCATGGACTACAAGGGTTGGTAGCTAGATTTAATATATAG